A single window of [Clostridium] hylemonae DSM 15053 DNA harbors:
- a CDS encoding YceD family protein: MLIDLSEVLSEPHKPLDVTAACTMRTFQGKAGVYPVVPEEDAHITAEYRGSGKLLINGECRLKVLIPCDRCLKEIPVEFDLNFTKRVLVSEPEEDSGQTEEYDEANYIDGYHLDVDKLLYNEILIGWPMKVLCCEDCKGMCSVCGQNLNEGTCDCEDPGLDPRMSVIRDVFKNFKEV; this comes from the coding sequence ATGTTGATTGACCTATCCGAAGTATTGTCTGAACCGCATAAGCCGCTGGATGTGACGGCAGCGTGTACGATGCGTACATTTCAGGGAAAGGCGGGCGTATATCCGGTCGTACCGGAAGAAGATGCCCACATAACCGCAGAGTACCGGGGAAGCGGAAAGCTTCTGATCAACGGTGAGTGCAGACTTAAAGTGCTTATCCCGTGCGACCGGTGTCTCAAAGAAATACCGGTGGAGTTTGACCTGAATTTTACGAAGCGTGTGCTGGTGTCTGAGCCGGAAGAGGACAGCGGACAGACAGAAGAGTATGACGAAGCAAATTATATTGACGGATATCATCTTGACGTAGATAAATTACTCTATAATGAGATATTAATAGGATGGCCGATGAAAGTTCTATGCTGTGAAGACTGTAAAGGGATGTGCAGCGTATGTGGTCAAAACCTAAATGAGGGGACCTGTGACTGTGAAGACCCAGGTCTTGACCCCAGAATGTCAGTTATCCGCGATGTGTTTAAGAATTTTAAGGAGGTGTAA
- the rpmF gene encoding 50S ribosomal protein L32: MSICPKNKSSKARRDKRRANWKMSAPNLVKCSKCGELMMPHRVCKACGSYNKKEIIAQD, from the coding sequence ATGTCAATTTGTCCAAAGAATAAATCTTCCAAAGCAAGAAGAGACAAAAGAAGAGCTAACTGGAAGATGAGCGCTCCAAACCTGGTAAAATGCAGCAAGTGCGGCGAATTAATGATGCCTCACAGAGTTTGCAAGGCTTGTGGCTCTTACAACAAAAAAGAAATTATCGCTCAGGACTAG
- a CDS encoding potassium-transporting ATPase subunit F yields the protein MILLGIIILLIAAYLLYALVHPEKL from the coding sequence ATGATATTACTTGGAATTATCATATTGCTGATTGCAGCATATTTACTTTATGCTCTCGTTCACCCGGAGAAATTATAA
- the kdpA gene encoding potassium-transporting ATPase subunit KdpA yields MLQIALTLAIFILAVIPMGRYMYHIAANKKTFADPLFDRVDNGIYKICRIDRKGMNWKTYALSLLMTNAVMILVGYLVLRLQHSLFLNPNGIEGMEPTLSFNTIISFMTNTNLQHYSGESGLSYLSQMLVIIFMMFTSAASGYAGCMAFCRGLAGRKKDLGNFYEDMVRITTRILIPWSLIFGLVLIWQGCPETFGANITVETIQGKLQDFAVGPVAALEIIKHLGTNGGGFLGANSATPFENPTIITNMIELISMMILPGACVLTFGKMCQDRKKEETAAAVKVKEPLFGRQGRTIFAAMSIIFLVGLTTCFLSEKAGNPVLEASGISQDMGSMEGKEVRFGADQSALFTTVTTSFTTGTVNNMHDTLTPLGGMVPLLHMMLNCVFGGKGVGLMNMLMYAILAVFICGLMVGRTPEYLGKKIEGREMKLVALVLIIHPLLILGFSALAVSIQPGLDGITNDGFHGLSQVLYEYSSASANNGSGFEGLSDNTYFWNITTGLAMFFGRYIAIIAQLAVAGSLMAKKRVKASAGTMRTDNVIFAVLLVFIVYIFAALTFFPALALGPIAEHLTLWFS; encoded by the coding sequence ATGTTACAGATTGCGCTGACTTTAGCGATATTTATTTTGGCAGTGATACCGATGGGAAGGTACATGTACCATATAGCTGCCAATAAAAAAACGTTCGCGGACCCTTTATTTGACAGGGTTGACAACGGCATTTACAAAATATGCCGGATAGACAGAAAGGGAATGAACTGGAAGACCTATGCGTTAAGTCTTCTCATGACCAATGCGGTCATGATACTCGTTGGATATCTCGTGTTGAGACTCCAGCACTCATTGTTTTTAAATCCAAACGGAATCGAGGGGATGGAGCCAACCCTCTCATTCAACACGATCATCAGCTTTATGACAAATACAAACCTGCAGCATTACTCAGGAGAGTCAGGACTCTCTTATCTGAGTCAGATGCTTGTGATCATTTTCATGATGTTCACTTCAGCGGCATCCGGATATGCCGGGTGTATGGCGTTCTGCAGAGGACTTGCGGGCAGGAAGAAGGATCTGGGCAATTTTTATGAGGACATGGTGCGGATCACGACCCGTATCCTGATCCCGTGGTCTCTCATATTCGGCCTCGTACTTATTTGGCAGGGGTGTCCGGAGACATTCGGGGCCAACATAACTGTGGAAACGATTCAAGGAAAACTGCAGGACTTTGCGGTGGGCCCGGTGGCCGCGCTGGAGATCATAAAACATCTCGGGACGAACGGAGGAGGTTTTCTGGGCGCAAACTCGGCCACACCGTTTGAAAATCCGACGATAATAACGAACATGATCGAACTTATATCCATGATGATCCTTCCGGGGGCATGTGTGCTGACATTTGGTAAAATGTGTCAGGATCGGAAAAAAGAGGAAACAGCGGCCGCAGTAAAAGTAAAAGAGCCTCTGTTCGGCAGACAGGGCAGGACGATATTCGCAGCTATGTCCATCATATTCCTTGTGGGACTGACTACTTGCTTCCTGTCCGAAAAAGCCGGCAATCCGGTTCTTGAGGCGTCAGGGATCAGCCAGGACATGGGAAGCATGGAAGGAAAGGAAGTAAGGTTCGGCGCAGACCAGTCGGCGTTGTTCACAACGGTCACGACTTCATTTACTACGGGTACGGTCAATAATATGCACGATACCCTTACGCCTCTCGGGGGAATGGTGCCGCTCTTACATATGATGCTGAACTGCGTATTCGGCGGAAAAGGTGTAGGCCTTATGAACATGCTGATGTACGCCATCCTCGCCGTCTTTATATGCGGACTCATGGTAGGGCGGACACCGGAATATCTGGGAAAGAAAATAGAAGGGCGGGAGATGAAGCTGGTCGCACTCGTGCTGATCATACACCCGCTTCTGATCCTTGGATTTTCCGCGCTGGCAGTCTCAATACAGCCAGGACTGGACGGCATAACGAATGATGGATTCCATGGTCTGTCACAGGTGCTGTATGAATACTCATCTGCGTCGGCCAACAATGGTTCAGGCTTTGAAGGATTATCGGACAACACGTATTTCTGGAATATCACGACCGGGCTTGCCATGTTCTTCGGGCGGTATATTGCGATCATCGCCCAGCTGGCCGTTGCAGGTTCGCTGATGGCCAAGAAGCGTGTGAAAGCATCAGCGGGAACGATGCGCACTGATAATGTGATCTTTGCGGTGCTGCTCGTGTTTATCGTTTATATCTTTGCCGCGCTGACATTTTTCCCGGCGCTTGCACTGGGGCCGATCGCAGAACATCTGACCTTATGGTTTTCATAA
- the kdpB gene encoding potassium-transporting ATPase subunit KdpB, with protein MSKKQQKTKFVTKDILKSSVIGAFQKLNPVYMIKNPVMFIVETGFVLTLIMTAVPTIFGDDASLGNLRVYNGIVSVILFITVLFANFAESVAEGRGKAQAASLKKTKQDTQSRLIGRDNTERIVNASQLKKDDIVLVKAGEIIPNDGEVIEGIASVDESAITGESAPVTREAGTDFSSVTGGTTVVSDWLKIRITSRPGESFLDKMIALVEGASRQKTPNEIALNTLLVGLTVIFLIVVVCLYPFATYSGVQIPVSTMIALLICLIPTTIGGLLSAIGIAGMDRVTRFNVIAMSGKAVEACGDVDTMILDKTGTITFGNRLAAEFYPVKGREKEDLIDYAVMTSLCDPTPEGKSTVELARSMGTMIDESAASQMEFIEFTAQSKMSGVNLPDGTKIRKGAADAIKAMVTEQGGSIPKDLDGLVEKIAGLGGTPLVVAAGNVICGVIYLKDTVKPGLVERFQRLRDIGIKTIMCTGDNPLTAATIAKEAGVDGFIAECKPEDKIEAIKSEQAEGKLVAMTGDGTNDAPALAQADVGLAMNSGTSAAKEAANMVDLDSDPTKILEVVEIGKQLLITRGSLTTFSIANDVAKYFAIIPAMFTLVIPQMQMLNIMHLATPMSAILSALIFNAVIIPCLIPIAMRGVKYKPMSAERMLLKNMGIYGLGGIIVPFAGIKIIDCLVAPLLSVLGI; from the coding sequence ATGTCTAAGAAACAACAAAAAACAAAGTTCGTGACAAAGGATATTCTGAAAAGTTCCGTTATCGGAGCGTTTCAGAAGCTCAATCCGGTATACATGATAAAAAATCCGGTCATGTTCATCGTAGAGACAGGATTCGTACTGACACTTATTATGACGGCCGTTCCGACAATATTTGGAGATGACGCATCACTTGGTAATCTCAGGGTCTATAACGGGATTGTCTCTGTCATACTTTTTATTACCGTGCTGTTTGCAAATTTTGCCGAATCCGTCGCGGAAGGCCGGGGAAAAGCCCAGGCTGCGTCGCTTAAGAAGACTAAGCAGGATACGCAGTCGAGACTTATAGGGAGAGACAACACGGAACGCATCGTGAATGCCTCTCAACTTAAGAAGGATGATATTGTACTAGTAAAGGCAGGGGAAATAATCCCAAATGACGGTGAAGTCATCGAAGGCATCGCATCTGTGGATGAATCTGCCATAACAGGGGAGTCCGCGCCTGTCACACGGGAAGCCGGCACTGATTTTTCCTCTGTGACCGGGGGCACGACAGTCGTGAGCGACTGGCTGAAGATCCGTATCACATCCAGACCGGGCGAGTCTTTTCTTGACAAGATGATCGCTCTTGTGGAAGGGGCCTCACGGCAAAAGACGCCGAATGAGATCGCGCTGAACACCCTGCTCGTAGGATTGACTGTCATATTTCTCATCGTAGTCGTATGTCTGTATCCCTTTGCTACATATTCAGGCGTGCAGATACCAGTTTCTACCATGATAGCGCTGCTCATCTGCCTGATCCCGACGACGATCGGCGGGCTTCTGTCAGCGATCGGTATCGCCGGAATGGACCGGGTGACAAGATTCAATGTCATTGCCATGTCCGGGAAGGCTGTGGAGGCGTGCGGTGACGTAGATACGATGATTCTTGACAAGACGGGGACGATCACATTTGGAAACAGGCTGGCCGCAGAATTTTATCCGGTAAAAGGAAGAGAAAAAGAGGATCTGATCGACTATGCGGTAATGACGTCCCTCTGTGATCCGACGCCGGAAGGGAAGTCTACGGTAGAGCTCGCCCGGAGTATGGGGACGATGATCGATGAAAGTGCTGCCTCACAGATGGAATTTATCGAATTTACAGCGCAGTCCAAGATGTCAGGCGTGAATCTCCCGGATGGGACAAAGATAAGAAAAGGTGCGGCCGACGCCATAAAGGCAATGGTGACGGAACAGGGCGGCAGTATTCCCAAGGATCTGGACGGCCTTGTGGAAAAGATAGCCGGACTTGGGGGAACACCTCTTGTCGTGGCAGCCGGTAATGTGATCTGCGGGGTGATCTATCTGAAGGATACAGTGAAGCCGGGACTTGTGGAACGGTTCCAGAGACTTCGCGACATCGGCATCAAGACGATCATGTGTACCGGTGACAATCCTCTCACAGCGGCGACGATAGCAAAAGAAGCCGGTGTCGACGGATTTATCGCAGAGTGTAAGCCGGAAGATAAGATCGAGGCGATAAAGAGTGAGCAGGCCGAAGGAAAGCTGGTAGCCATGACCGGAGACGGCACAAATGACGCTCCGGCGCTGGCTCAGGCCGATGTGGGCCTTGCCATGAACTCCGGCACCTCGGCGGCAAAAGAGGCGGCCAATATGGTGGATCTCGATTCCGACCCGACCAAGATCCTGGAAGTGGTGGAGATAGGGAAACAACTCTTGATCACAAGAGGTTCGCTGACTACATTCAGTATAGCAAACGATGTGGCAAAATATTTTGCGATCATACCGGCCATGTTTACATTGGTCATACCGCAGATGCAGATGCTGAATATCATGCATCTTGCAACGCCTATGTCGGCAATACTCTCAGCCCTGATCTTCAACGCCGTCATCATACCGTGCCTGATTCCCATCGCCATGCGCGGCGTAAAGTATAAGCCTATGAGCGCAGAGCGGATGCTTCTGAAAAATATGGGAATATACGGGCTGGGCGGTATCATCGTGCCGTTTGCCGGAATTAAAATTATAGACTGTCTTGTGGCGCCGTTGTTGTCGGTGCTTGGTATATAG
- the kdpC gene encoding K(+)-transporting ATPase subunit C, whose translation MKSFLKYVRCAAVLTVLMLVVCGLAYPAALTGLGQALFAHQANGSLITAEGEKTTDPDKAVGSAIAGQDFSGSPEYVQSRVSGVNYNTYTKEEKEDGSYSGVASGGSNLAPSSEELKKRVEESVEQFLKEHPDVEKGDIPADLLTASGSGLDPDITPEAARIQIPAIAAETGLSEQELEEIVSRSTDGKVFGVFGHERVNVLKCNLEIAEALGEL comes from the coding sequence ATGAAATCATTTTTAAAATATGTAAGATGCGCCGCTGTTTTAACCGTGCTTATGCTTGTTGTCTGCGGTCTTGCATATCCGGCCGCCCTGACAGGCCTTGGACAGGCGCTCTTTGCGCATCAGGCGAACGGAAGTCTCATTACGGCGGAAGGAGAAAAGACGACAGACCCCGACAAAGCGGTCGGCTCCGCCATAGCCGGACAGGACTTTTCCGGCAGCCCCGAATACGTTCAGAGCCGCGTGTCGGGAGTAAATTACAATACGTATACAAAGGAAGAGAAAGAGGACGGTTCGTATTCCGGTGTGGCATCCGGCGGATCAAATCTGGCCCCTTCAAGTGAAGAACTGAAGAAACGTGTAGAAGAATCGGTGGAGCAGTTTCTAAAGGAGCATCCAGACGTAGAGAAAGGGGATATACCCGCGGATCTTCTGACGGCGTCCGGTTCCGGCCTGGATCCCGATATTACACCGGAGGCGGCCAGGATACAGATACCGGCCATCGCGGCCGAGACAGGGCTCAGCGAACAGGAACTGGAAGAAATCGTCAGCCGCAGCACGGACGGTAAAGTGTTCGGGGTATTCGGACACGAGCGGGTAAATGTCCTGAAGTGCAACCTTGAGATCGCAGAAGCACTCGGCGAATTATAA
- a CDS encoding DUF4118 domain-containing protein, whose translation MDRDKRPDPREVLEKIQAEEDKIRRKEYGKLKIFLGYAAGTGKTYAMLEEALELRKNNIDVVAGYIEPHARPETAALQEGLEHIPFLMKEYKGVNIREFDLDAALARRPKVLLVDELAHTNVKGCRHEKRYQDIEELLEHGINVYTTVNIQHLESLNDNIAGITSIQMKERIPDSIFDRADQVKLVDIEPEELIERMREGKIYGGIQAERALQNFFTMDKLTALRETALRRMADRVNHLAKEEKKLLGRGEYSAGEHVLTCISPAPSNAKVIRAAARLAYAFHAEFTALYVETKTIQNASEKVKKMRDENIRLARTLGAKITTVSGEDVARQIAEYAKVSNVTKIVMGRTAHKIFFGQTRKTLVESLNHYAPNLDVYIIPDLQSGNGQKPPSFLKTEHCLKGLKKTDVLILLFMLALGTAAGFAFSAFHMSEANIIMAYLLCVMLTAINTEGYICSVLSSVFSVLLFNYFFIKPLHSLQAYDTGYVFTFVMMLSVSLLTSWNMSNIQKQSKENAKRAYRTEILLMNSKKLRRVKGRRDIGDELASQIQKLMNFTVIIYMKTGGRIQQPDVYLREGIRKENRASLIQDYTSTEERAVVSWVFENGHRAGCTTHTLPYAKAIYLPVMDDDNVSAVVGMVLEERREIAAFEYDLINAMLGEAALVFERFQKMEDKTGDSLTK comes from the coding sequence ATGGACAGAGATAAAAGGCCGGATCCCCGGGAAGTGCTTGAAAAGATTCAGGCAGAGGAGGATAAGATACGAAGAAAGGAATACGGAAAGCTCAAGATTTTTCTCGGGTACGCGGCAGGTACCGGTAAGACATATGCGATGCTTGAGGAGGCGTTAGAACTCAGGAAAAATAACATAGACGTGGTCGCGGGGTATATCGAGCCCCACGCGCGTCCGGAGACGGCTGCTCTCCAGGAGGGATTGGAGCACATTCCATTCCTCATGAAAGAGTACAAAGGCGTGAACATACGGGAATTTGATCTGGACGCCGCGCTGGCGCGCAGACCGAAGGTCCTTCTCGTAGATGAGCTGGCTCATACGAATGTGAAGGGATGCCGTCATGAAAAACGATATCAGGATATCGAGGAGCTGCTGGAACACGGGATCAACGTCTATACGACCGTAAATATACAGCATCTGGAGAGTCTGAACGACAATATCGCCGGCATCACGTCGATACAGATGAAGGAGAGGATCCCCGACAGCATCTTTGACAGGGCAGATCAGGTAAAGCTTGTGGACATTGAACCGGAAGAGCTGATCGAACGCATGAGAGAAGGGAAGATATACGGCGGGATACAGGCAGAGCGCGCCCTGCAGAATTTCTTTACAATGGATAAGCTGACGGCGCTGCGGGAAACAGCGCTGCGCCGTATGGCGGACAGAGTGAACCACCTTGCAAAGGAGGAAAAGAAGCTTTTGGGGAGAGGAGAATACTCTGCAGGAGAACATGTTCTCACCTGTATCTCTCCGGCTCCGTCAAACGCAAAAGTCATCCGTGCGGCGGCGCGCCTTGCATATGCGTTTCATGCAGAATTTACGGCTCTCTATGTAGAGACGAAAACGATTCAGAATGCGTCGGAGAAGGTGAAGAAAATGAGGGATGAGAACATCCGTCTGGCAAGAACACTCGGCGCAAAGATAACGACAGTCAGTGGTGAGGATGTGGCGAGGCAGATCGCGGAATATGCGAAAGTCAGCAATGTGACGAAGATCGTGATGGGCAGGACCGCACATAAAATCTTTTTCGGACAGACGAGAAAGACGCTCGTTGAGAGTCTGAATCACTATGCCCCGAATCTGGATGTCTATATCATACCTGACCTGCAGAGCGGCAACGGGCAGAAACCTCCGTCGTTCCTGAAGACAGAACATTGTCTGAAGGGGCTTAAGAAGACAGATGTTCTCATACTGCTTTTCATGCTGGCGCTTGGCACGGCGGCGGGTTTTGCCTTCAGTGCGTTTCATATGTCGGAAGCCAATATCATAATGGCGTATCTGCTCTGCGTTATGCTCACAGCCATCAATACAGAAGGGTATATCTGTTCCGTGCTCTCGTCGGTGTTCAGTGTGCTGCTGTTCAATTACTTTTTTATCAAACCGCTTCACAGTCTGCAGGCCTATGATACAGGGTATGTGTTTACCTTTGTCATGATGCTTTCCGTGAGCCTTCTGACGTCGTGGAATATGTCCAATATACAGAAGCAGAGCAAGGAGAATGCCAAGCGCGCATACCGGACGGAGATCCTGCTTATGAACAGCAAGAAACTGAGGCGTGTGAAGGGACGCAGAGATATTGGCGATGAGCTGGCTTCCCAGATACAGAAGTTGATGAACTTCACCGTAATCATATATATGAAAACAGGCGGTCGTATCCAGCAGCCGGATGTCTATTTGAGAGAGGGGATACGGAAAGAGAACAGGGCTTCGCTCATACAGGACTATACTTCCACAGAGGAGCGTGCCGTTGTCTCATGGGTGTTTGAAAACGGACACAGAGCCGGCTGTACGACACATACACTACCGTATGCGAAGGCTATCTATCTCCCGGTCATGGATGACGACAATGTATCGGCGGTCGTCGGGATGGTATTGGAGGAGAGGCGGGAGATCGCGGCCTTTGAATATGATTTGATAAATGCGATGCTCGGGGAGGCGGCCCTGGTGTTTGAGCGGTTTCAGAAAATGGAGGATAAGACGGGTGATTCTTTAACAAAATGA
- the plsX gene encoding phosphate acyltransferase PlsX: protein MTEITRVALDAMGGDNAPGEMVKGAVDAVAREKSIKVFLVGKEEAIRRELEGCTYNSEQIEIVNATEVIETAEPPVNAIRRKKDSSIVVGMKMVKAGEADAFVSAGSSGAILVGGQTLVGRIKGVERPPLAPLIPTKTGVSLLVDCGANVDARASHLVQFAKMGSIYMENIMGVKNPRVGIVNIGAEEEKGNALVKETFPLLKETEGINFIGSVEARDIPHGAADVIVCEAFAGNIILKLYEGVGDVLIKKVKAGMMTSLRSKIGALLVKPALKETLKAFDASEHGGAPLLGLNGLVVKTHGSSRSKEVTNTLIQCVTFKQQRINEKIKNCIQTDAASAE, encoded by the coding sequence ATGACTGAAATTACAAGAGTAGCGCTGGATGCCATGGGCGGTGACAACGCCCCGGGCGAGATGGTAAAGGGTGCTGTTGACGCTGTGGCGAGAGAAAAAAGCATCAAGGTTTTTCTTGTCGGTAAGGAAGAGGCCATACGCAGGGAACTGGAAGGCTGTACTTACAACAGCGAACAGATTGAGATCGTGAACGCCACAGAGGTGATCGAGACGGCAGAACCTCCTGTCAATGCCATTCGGAGGAAGAAGGATTCCTCTATTGTCGTAGGCATGAAGATGGTGAAGGCCGGCGAGGCAGACGCGTTTGTGTCAGCGGGGAGTTCAGGGGCCATCCTTGTCGGAGGCCAGACGCTTGTAGGCAGGATCAAGGGTGTGGAGAGGCCGCCGCTCGCGCCGCTCATCCCGACCAAGACAGGAGTATCTCTTCTGGTAGACTGCGGAGCCAATGTTGACGCGAGAGCGTCCCATCTTGTTCAGTTTGCAAAGATGGGTTCCATATATATGGAGAATATCATGGGAGTAAAGAACCCCAGGGTCGGCATTGTCAATATCGGCGCAGAGGAAGAAAAAGGGAATGCGCTCGTCAAAGAGACGTTTCCGCTTTTAAAAGAGACAGAAGGAATCAATTTTATCGGCAGCGTAGAAGCGAGAGATATCCCTCACGGAGCAGCGGATGTCATCGTGTGCGAGGCGTTTGCGGGTAACATAATACTTAAGCTTTACGAAGGGGTCGGGGATGTCCTGATCAAAAAAGTAAAGGCGGGTATGATGACGAGTCTGCGCAGTAAGATCGGAGCGCTGCTTGTAAAGCCTGCTTTAAAGGAGACGCTGAAAGCTTTTGACGCCAGCGAGCACGGCGGAGCGCCGCTGCTTGGACTCAACGGGCTTGTGGTGAAGACACACGGAAGCTCAAGGTCCAAGGAAGTTACGAATACACTCATACAATGTGTGACATTTAAGCAGCAGAGAATTAATGAAAAGATCAAAAATTGTATTCAAACGGATGCTGCATCCGCTGAATAA
- the acpP gene encoding acyl carrier protein produces MEFEKLQEIIADVLNVEAGDITMETTFVDDLGADSLDIFQIIMGIEETFDIEIDNDDAEKIVSVGDAVEQIKNATNN; encoded by the coding sequence ATGGAATTTGAAAAGTTGCAGGAAATCATTGCAGATGTGTTGAATGTTGAGGCAGGGGACATTACAATGGAGACTACTTTTGTAGATGATTTGGGGGCTGATTCCTTAGATATTTTCCAGATAATTATGGGAATAGAAGAGACCTTTGATATCGAGATCGATAATGACGATGCTGAGAAGATCGTATCGGTAGGCGATGCGGTGGAACAGATTAAAAACGCGACAAATAACTAG
- the rnc gene encoding ribonuclease III, producing MNQDLKQLEKRIGYTFKEFGLLKKAMMHSSYANEQHLHKYECNERLEFLGDAVLELVSSEFLFYEHAKMPEGELTKTRASMVCEPALAFCARELQIGDFLLLGKGEDATGGRKRESITSDAMEALIGAIYIDGGFANAKEFIERFILKDLENRKLFFDSKTILQEIVQANFKDAITYHLIGEEGPDHDKSFLVAVHIGEDEYGIGRGRTKKAAEQEAAYQSILKLHKKNIK from the coding sequence ATGAATCAGGATTTAAAACAACTGGAAAAAAGGATCGGCTACACATTTAAGGAATTCGGACTGCTTAAAAAGGCGATGATGCACAGCTCATATGCCAATGAACAGCATCTGCACAAGTACGAGTGCAATGAACGGCTGGAGTTCCTCGGAGATGCCGTGCTGGAACTTGTGTCCAGCGAGTTTTTGTTCTATGAGCACGCAAAGATGCCGGAGGGAGAGCTGACGAAGACGAGGGCGAGCATGGTATGTGAGCCGGCGCTGGCATTTTGTGCCAGAGAGCTGCAGATCGGTGATTTTCTGCTGCTTGGAAAAGGGGAAGACGCTACAGGAGGGCGAAAGAGGGAGTCTATCACATCGGACGCGATGGAAGCGCTGATCGGAGCGATATATATAGATGGTGGTTTTGCTAATGCAAAAGAGTTTATCGAACGGTTTATTCTGAAAGACCTGGAGAACAGAAAACTCTTTTTTGATAGCAAGACTATCCTGCAGGAGATCGTACAGGCTAATTTTAAAGACGCGATCACCTATCATCTCATAGGGGAAGAAGGGCCTGACCACGACAAATCATTTCTGGTAGCCGTGCACATAGGGGAAGATGAATACGGCATTGGCCGCGGGAGGACAAAGAAGGCGGCAGAGCAGGAGGCTGCGTATCAAAGTATTCTGAAGCTGCACAAGAAGAATATAAAGTAG